In a single window of the Drosophila subpulchrella strain 33 F10 #4 breed RU33 chromosome X, RU_Dsub_v1.1 Primary Assembly, whole genome shotgun sequence genome:
- the LOC119556479 gene encoding uncharacterized protein CG1552 isoform X1 has product MYHLEKIWVLLCLALVGVLGFGQFHMKHYQLQRNYNTQEDSGENDNSVLRTFRRCMWEQSKFLPRRLVLLSLCSNLFCENNHIMPRSRSIFVVEKMSRPNDCLDILPDECEQGDEEELMYKPFPDCCPVYCNLKRRMQRLRTMHFRHRLLRNKQDGSAGSAGGGSTGGDGPNNSLLSEFVYNNY; this is encoded by the exons ATGTACCATCTGGAGAAGATCTGGGTCCTGCTGTGCCTGGCCCTCGTGGGCGTCCTTGGCTTCGGCCAGTTCCACATGAAGCACTACCAGCTGCAACGCAACTACAACACGCAGGAGGATTCCGGGGAGAACGACAACAGTGTACTGC GAACCTTTCGCCGCTGCATGTGGGAGCAGTCGAAGTTTCTGCCCCGCCGCCTGGTTTTGCTGAGCCTGTGCTCGAATCTCTTCTGCGAGAACAACCACATAATGCCCCGCTCCAGGTCTATTTTCGTAGTGGAAAAAATGTCTAGGCCGAATGA CTGCCTGGACATCCTGCCCGACGAGTGCGAGCAGGGCGATGAGGAGGAGCTGATGTACAAGCCCTTCCCCGACTGCTGCCCGGTTTACTGTAACCTGAAGCGTCGGATGCAGCGCCTGCGCACCATGCACTTCCGACATCGCCTGCTGCGCAACAAACAGGACGGCTCCGCGGGATCCGCCGGTGGTGGATCCACCGGTGGTGACGGCCCCAACAACTCACTCCTCAGCGAGTTCGTCTACAATAACTACTAG
- the LOC119556479 gene encoding uncharacterized protein CG1552 isoform X2 — protein MYHLEKIWVLLCLALVGVLGFGQFHMKHYQLQRNYNTQEDSGENDNSVLRTFRRCMWEQSKFLPRRLVLLSLCSNLFCENNHIMPRSSCLDILPDECEQGDEEELMYKPFPDCCPVYCNLKRRMQRLRTMHFRHRLLRNKQDGSAGSAGGGSTGGDGPNNSLLSEFVYNNY, from the exons ATGTACCATCTGGAGAAGATCTGGGTCCTGCTGTGCCTGGCCCTCGTGGGCGTCCTTGGCTTCGGCCAGTTCCACATGAAGCACTACCAGCTGCAACGCAACTACAACACGCAGGAGGATTCCGGGGAGAACGACAACAGTGTACTGC GAACCTTTCGCCGCTGCATGTGGGAGCAGTCGAAGTTTCTGCCCCGCCGCCTGGTTTTGCTGAGCCTGTGCTCGAATCTCTTCTGCGAGAACAACCACATAATGCCCCGCTCCAG CTGCCTGGACATCCTGCCCGACGAGTGCGAGCAGGGCGATGAGGAGGAGCTGATGTACAAGCCCTTCCCCGACTGCTGCCCGGTTTACTGTAACCTGAAGCGTCGGATGCAGCGCCTGCGCACCATGCACTTCCGACATCGCCTGCTGCGCAACAAACAGGACGGCTCCGCGGGATCCGCCGGTGGTGGATCCACCGGTGGTGACGGCCCCAACAACTCACTCCTCAGCGAGTTCGTCTACAATAACTACTAG
- the LOC119556911 gene encoding SET domain-containing protein SmydA-8: protein MPGRKKNHHKNSNRARHQRGQQSRDKQEEQPTKEQAEEEEEEAVSHSPEEDKPYRVAHSEIYGRYLVASRQLEPGETLIREEPLAIGPCVSGDPVCLGCYRPVTLKPDQYRCPVCAWPLCGSKCSGLKHRHGHTETECQLYGERRAVAGELLTDRAGPAEVRDLYELVMIVRILLLRQHDPEQFALIARMESHTEERRQNAVLWRHYEEKVVQRLRGTWQLEDLEAEQVHEVCGILDVNCFEIGQNGAKARTLYPSAFLLAHDCTPNTAHTDDPRSFAILLRTSRRVREREALTLSYAYTLQGTLKRRAFMHEGKLFWCRCRRCADPRELGTDCSALVCATCRAGSVRAVDPLEQAGDWACDRCSHQIGAEDVERRLDRINDDLESIDVHDIPGLENFLLRYRDILRPNHYLLLSAKYSLCQIYGRIDGYLLPQMSPEDIARKESYCREFLEIVDVLDPGLTRLRGLIMYELHAPVMVLAQMAIQSGQISRQEFQRRLKEVVKLLQVSRDILCLEPEGSTENEMGLAAADALIKMGC from the exons ATGCCGGGAAGAAAAAAA AATCACCACAAGAACAGCAACAGAGCCAGACACCAAAGGGGTCAGCAGTCCAGGGACAAACAGGAAGAGCAGCCGACGAAGGAgcaggcggaggaggaggaggaggaggccgTCAGTCATTCGCCGGAGGAGGATAAGCCCTATCGAGTGGCCCACTCGGAGATATATGGCCGATATCTGGTGGCCAGCCGTCAGCTGGAGCCTGGTGAAACCCTAATCCGCGAGGAGCCCCTGGCCATTGGGCCCTGTGTGAGCGGTGATCCCGTGTGCCTGGGCTGCTATCGACCGGTGACCTTGAAGCCGGACCAATACCGTTGTCCCGTCTGCGCCTGGCCACTCTGCGGCAGCAAGTGCTCGGGCCTCAAACACAGGCATGGTCACACTGAAACCGAATGCCAACTGTACGGAGAACGCCGGGCGGTCGCCGGCGAACTGCTGACGGATCGCGCCGGTCCGGCGGAAGTGCGTGACCTCTACGAACTGGTGATGATCGTTCGCATCCTCCTGCTGCGCCAGCACGATCCGGAGCAGTTTGCGCTGATCGCCCGCATGGAATCGCACACGGAGGAGAGACGCCAGAATGCCGTATTGTGGCGGCACTATGAGGAGAAGGTGGTGCAGCGGCTGCGCGGCACATGGCAGCTGGAGGATCTGGAGGCGGAGCAGGTGCACGAGGTGTGCGGCATCTTGGACGTCAATTGCTTCGAGATCGGCCAGAATGGCGCCAAGGCGCGGACGCTATATCCGAGCGCCTTCCTGCTCGCGCACGACTGCACCCCCAACACGGCGCACACGGACGACCCCAGGTCCTTCGCGATCCTGCTGCGCACCTCGCGGCGCGTGCGCGAGCGGGAAGCGCTGACGCTCAGCTATGCGTACACGCTGCAGGGCACCCTCAAGCGGCGCGCCTTCATGCACGAGGGCAAGCTCTTCTGGTGCCGCTGCCGGCGCTGCGCCGATCCACGTGAACTGGGCACCGACTGCAGCGCCCTCGTGTGCGCCACCTGCCGGGCGGGATCGGTACGGGCGGTGGATCCCCTGGAGCAGGCCGGCGACTGGGC CTGCGATCGCTGCTCCCATCAAATTGGAGCAGAGGATGTGGAGCGCCGGCTAGATCGCATCAACGATGACCTGGAGTCCATTGATGTCCACGACATTCCCGGACTGGAGAATTTTCTCCTTAG ATATCGGGATATCCTGCGACCGAACCACTACCTCCTGCTCTCGGCAAAGTATTCGTTGTGTCAGATCTACGGCCGGATCGATGGATATTTACTGCCGCAGATGTCGCCCGAGGATATTGCCCGCAAGGAGAGCTACTGCCGGGAGTTCCTAGAAATCGTCGATGTACTCGATCCGGGATTAACACGTCTCAGAG GACTCATCATGTACGAACTGCATGCCCCCGTTATGGTCCTCGCCCAGATGGCCATTCAAAGTGGACAGATCTCACGACAGGAGTTCCAGCGGCGACTCAAGGAGGTCGTAAAGCTGCTCCAAGTCAGCAGGGATATCTTGTGCTTGGAGCCCGAAGGATCCACGGAAAACGAGATGGGACTGGCAGCAGCCGATGCCCTCATCAAAATGGGTTGCTAG